Proteins encoded in a region of the Stieleria neptunia genome:
- a CDS encoding C-terminal binding protein produces the protein MKQRFKVVITDLMTEPLDAERRVLDDVAEVIALDAKSETDLIGKIEDADAVMVYHYLTFSESSIDRLTQCRAIVRPGVGYDAIDLAAARRRGIPVCNVPDYGTEEVADSAVAMAISLARGAHFLNSRLRRGVGQWNVDQATPIARLRGRRFGIVGCGRIGTAAALRAKAFGLDVAFYDPYRPDGLDKALGIRRIERLEDLLASSHIVSVHCPLTEETRGMIAGPEIARMPRGSYLVNTARGGIVDTRAVVEALASGQLAGAGIDVLEHEPPQQDSPVLAAWRDPNHPAHDRLLLNPHTAYYCDEGSDEFRTKGAQEVLRALLGQPLRNVVNEDVLPSPRPR, from the coding sequence ATGAAACAACGATTCAAGGTGGTGATCACCGATCTGATGACCGAGCCGCTGGACGCCGAGCGTCGCGTACTGGACGATGTCGCCGAGGTGATCGCGTTGGACGCGAAGAGTGAAACGGACTTGATCGGCAAAATCGAAGACGCCGATGCGGTGATGGTTTATCACTATTTGACGTTTTCCGAATCCAGTATCGATCGGTTGACGCAATGCCGCGCGATCGTGCGGCCGGGTGTCGGCTACGATGCGATTGATTTGGCGGCGGCGCGACGGCGGGGGATTCCGGTTTGCAACGTACCGGACTATGGGACGGAAGAAGTCGCCGATTCGGCAGTGGCGATGGCAATCTCGCTCGCCCGCGGCGCGCATTTTCTCAACAGCCGATTGCGGCGCGGCGTCGGTCAGTGGAATGTCGACCAGGCGACGCCGATCGCTCGGCTGCGCGGTCGGCGATTTGGAATCGTGGGATGCGGACGCATCGGAACGGCGGCGGCGCTGCGTGCCAAAGCATTCGGGCTGGACGTCGCGTTTTACGATCCGTATCGCCCCGATGGCCTGGACAAGGCATTGGGGATTCGACGCATCGAACGGCTCGAGGACCTGTTGGCGTCCTCGCACATCGTCAGTGTGCATTGCCCGCTGACCGAGGAAACGCGGGGAATGATCGCCGGTCCGGAAATCGCTCGGATGCCGCGCGGTTCGTATTTGGTCAACACGGCGCGGGGCGGCATCGTGGACACGCGGGCGGTGGTGGAGGCGCTGGCGAGCGGTCAGCTGGCCGGAGCCGGGATCGATGTGTTGGAACACGAACCGCCGCAGCAAGACAGCCCCGTGTTGGCGGCATGGCGTGATCCGAATCACCCCGCCCACGATCGATTGCTGCTCAATCCCCACACGGCCTATTACTGCGACGAGGGAAGCGACGAGTTCCGCACCAAGGGGGCGCAAGAAGTGTTGCGTGCATTGTTGGGCCAGCCGTTGCGGAATGTGGTGAATGAAGACGTTTTGCCCTCTCCCCGCCCGCGTTGA
- a CDS encoding alpha/beta hydrolase family protein codes for MFPFHSTETVRLRQWLLRSVVAAGCLTLISSRICGAQDAAVPPPSSLFPDAAPLELQGDIASDMIDGIDRFLLGKLSESAAARQRHWNRDFTFQQFYVRSIQPNRDRLARMLGAHEDRVAPVVIERNFVVGSSVDDSLSGYRVYSVRWPVLQDPDPGRSIVSVYAEGLLLEPIEPIAVAANVVAIPDCDQTPGQISGIAEGIEPDLQFARRLAERDCRVLVPMLISREINPRGRAKLTNREYIYRSAFELGRHPIGYEVQMVRAAIDSFDSSRPIGVIGAGEGGRIALATAALDQRVDALCVGGSFGASDSIWTEPIDRNVFGWLDEFGNAETLTLVAPRKALINHAQTPQRTLDGSGGGAPGTVRSIHLSEGKQEVERARQLVRPLIEHEHWQIDETAFRDAPCDQATTDRFVELLINRPRADRQQRGVDVVRQVDESAMQTRLVEHLDRHNQLLLRESPFVRRTFTKDLNTSSIDDYVRSSKRYRQIFRDEVIGHFDDPLLPPNARVRKTWQEPGWTGYEVVLDVFEDVIAYGVLIVPDDLKPGEKRPVVVCQHGLEGRPTDTFLGDHRAYHDFAAQLARRGFITFAPQNPYLFKDRFRTLQRKANPLGKTLFSVIVPQHQQIVNWLKSLPQVDGDRIAFYGLSYGGKSAMRIPALVTDYCLSICSADFNEWVLKNASTRHPFSYVGTGEYEIFEWNLGETFNYSEMASLICPRPFMVERGHFDGVATDQWVAHEYAKVRNLYAARLKIPDRTEIEWFDGPHTINGQGTFDFLHKHLNWPNPSK; via the coding sequence ATGTTTCCTTTCCACTCCACCGAAACGGTCCGCTTGCGGCAGTGGCTGCTGAGATCGGTCGTCGCAGCTGGTTGTTTGACGCTCATCAGTTCGCGAATCTGCGGTGCGCAAGATGCTGCGGTCCCCCCTCCATCATCCCTGTTCCCCGACGCAGCGCCGCTTGAACTCCAAGGCGACATCGCCTCGGACATGATCGATGGCATTGATCGGTTCTTGCTCGGCAAGCTGAGTGAATCCGCCGCCGCCCGCCAGCGACATTGGAATCGCGATTTCACTTTCCAGCAATTCTACGTCCGCTCGATCCAGCCCAATCGAGACCGGTTGGCCCGCATGCTCGGCGCCCATGAAGACCGAGTTGCTCCGGTGGTCATTGAACGAAACTTCGTCGTCGGCTCCTCGGTCGACGACTCGCTCTCGGGCTACCGGGTCTATTCGGTTCGCTGGCCGGTTCTGCAAGACCCCGACCCCGGTCGGTCGATCGTCTCGGTGTACGCTGAAGGCCTGTTGTTGGAACCGATCGAACCGATCGCGGTCGCGGCAAACGTCGTCGCGATTCCCGATTGCGACCAAACGCCCGGGCAAATCAGTGGGATAGCCGAAGGCATCGAACCCGATTTGCAATTCGCCAGACGGCTGGCCGAGCGTGATTGTCGCGTGTTGGTTCCGATGCTGATCAGCCGCGAGATCAATCCCCGCGGGCGAGCCAAGCTGACCAACCGGGAATACATCTATCGATCGGCGTTCGAGTTGGGGCGGCATCCGATCGGTTACGAAGTCCAAATGGTGCGTGCGGCGATCGACAGCTTTGATTCGTCGCGTCCGATCGGGGTGATCGGCGCCGGCGAAGGCGGTCGAATCGCCCTGGCAACGGCCGCGCTCGACCAACGAGTCGACGCACTCTGCGTCGGCGGCAGCTTTGGGGCCAGCGATTCGATCTGGACCGAGCCGATCGATCGAAATGTCTTCGGCTGGTTAGATGAATTCGGGAACGCGGAAACCCTGACGCTGGTCGCGCCGCGCAAGGCCTTGATCAATCACGCCCAAACGCCCCAACGTACCTTGGACGGCAGCGGTGGCGGCGCCCCTGGCACGGTTCGTTCGATTCACCTCAGCGAAGGAAAACAAGAAGTCGAACGGGCGCGGCAGTTGGTCCGCCCCTTGATCGAACACGAACATTGGCAGATCGACGAAACGGCGTTCCGTGACGCGCCTTGCGACCAAGCCACCACGGACCGTTTCGTCGAACTCTTGATCAACCGCCCGCGTGCGGATCGACAGCAACGCGGCGTCGATGTCGTGCGGCAGGTCGACGAGTCGGCAATGCAAACGCGGCTGGTGGAACATCTCGATCGCCACAACCAATTGCTGCTGCGTGAGTCCCCATTCGTCCGCCGCACCTTCACGAAGGATCTCAACACGAGTTCAATCGATGACTATGTCCGATCGTCAAAGCGTTATCGGCAGATTTTCCGCGACGAAGTGATCGGACACTTCGACGATCCGTTGCTGCCGCCGAACGCCCGCGTACGAAAAACGTGGCAGGAACCGGGATGGACGGGCTACGAAGTGGTCTTGGACGTCTTTGAGGATGTGATCGCCTACGGGGTGCTGATCGTTCCCGATGATCTGAAGCCGGGTGAAAAACGCCCGGTCGTCGTCTGCCAACACGGCTTGGAAGGGCGTCCCACCGATACGTTTCTGGGCGATCACCGGGCCTACCACGACTTTGCCGCCCAGCTGGCTCGGCGCGGGTTCATCACCTTCGCGCCGCAGAACCCCTACCTGTTTAAAGATCGTTTTCGCACGTTGCAACGCAAGGCGAATCCGCTGGGCAAGACGCTGTTCTCGGTGATCGTGCCCCAGCATCAACAGATCGTCAATTGGCTCAAGTCGCTGCCCCAAGTCGACGGCGATCGGATCGCATTTTATGGTCTCAGCTACGGCGGAAAATCGGCGATGCGGATTCCCGCCCTCGTGACCGACTACTGTCTGTCGATCTGCTCGGCCGACTTCAACGAATGGGTGCTCAAGAACGCTTCGACGCGGCACCCGTTCAGCTACGTCGGGACCGGCGAATACGAGATCTTTGAATGGAACCTGGGCGAAACCTTTAACTATTCGGAAATGGCGTCTTTGATTTGTCCGCGTCCCTTCATGGTCGAACGCGGGCATTTTGACGGCGTCGCCACCGACCAGTGGGTGGCGCATGAATACGCCAAGGTGCGAAATCTCTACGCCGCCCGCCTCAAGATCCCAGACCGTACCGAAATCGAATGGTTCGACGGCCCCCACACCATCAACGGCCAAGGCACATTCGACTTTCTACACAAGCATCTAAACTGGCCCAATCCATCAAAGTAG
- the ppk2 gene encoding polyphosphate kinase 2, which produces MTQKQKNNKVRELPDPLLRTTGDVKVKKHKIDQAVYEKELARLQVELVKLQEWVKHERLRVVVIFEGRDAAGKGGVIKRITESLNPRICRVVALGTPTEREKSSWYFQRYVAHLPAAGEIVLMDRSWYNRAGVEHVMGFCTQTQYHEFLRSCPEFERLLVRSGIQLIKYWFSVSDDEQEKRFQKRMKDPTRSWKLSPMDVESRSRWIEYSKAKDTMFAHTDIKQAPWYVVKADVKKCARLNCISHFLSMIPYKDLTPTPEALPPRPAAGAYIRPPLEDQTFIPELW; this is translated from the coding sequence ATGACGCAAAAGCAAAAAAACAACAAAGTCCGTGAACTGCCCGACCCGTTATTGCGCACGACGGGTGATGTGAAGGTCAAGAAGCACAAAATCGATCAAGCCGTCTACGAAAAAGAACTGGCTCGACTGCAAGTCGAACTTGTCAAGCTACAGGAATGGGTCAAGCACGAACGATTGCGGGTCGTCGTCATTTTCGAGGGCCGCGATGCGGCAGGCAAGGGAGGCGTGATCAAACGAATCACGGAGAGTCTGAATCCGCGGATTTGTCGTGTCGTTGCATTGGGCACACCCACCGAACGTGAAAAATCGTCTTGGTATTTCCAGCGTTACGTCGCCCATCTTCCCGCCGCCGGCGAAATCGTGTTGATGGATCGAAGTTGGTACAACCGAGCGGGGGTCGAACACGTGATGGGGTTCTGCACTCAAACCCAGTACCATGAATTCTTAAGATCTTGTCCCGAATTTGAAAGGCTGCTGGTTCGGTCCGGCATCCAACTGATCAAGTATTGGTTCTCCGTCAGTGACGACGAACAGGAAAAGCGATTTCAAAAGCGGATGAAGGATCCGACACGAAGTTGGAAATTGAGCCCGATGGATGTCGAGTCGCGATCACGGTGGATCGAGTACTCCAAGGCGAAGGATACGATGTTTGCCCACACGGATATCAAGCAGGCACCGTGGTACGTTGTCAAAGCCGACGTCAAAAAGTGTGCACGGCTCAATTGCATTTCCCACTTCCTGAGCATGATCCCTTATAAAGACCTGACGCCAACGCCAGAAGCTTTGCCACCTCGCCCCGCCGCAGGTGCCTACATTCGTCCGCCGTTGGAAGATCAGACGTTTATTCCAGAGCTTTGGTGA
- a CDS encoding adenylate kinase family protein — protein MHKYVIMGVQGCGKGTQAAKLVNAFDLVHISVGDIFRWHIKNHTKLGAQVKRIVSAGNLVGDDVVETIVHRRLDEHDWNYGFILDGFPRSESQALFFLETYDIDAVIHIEVPDDVVRQRVLSRRLCSGCGLDYNLISHRPEVEDICDVCGSPLRARPDDTEEALAGRLKDYHTKTKPVLSLFERKELVLDIDGTAAPDAIHQEIRTKLGC, from the coding sequence ATGCACAAGTACGTGATCATGGGTGTTCAGGGTTGTGGCAAGGGAACGCAGGCGGCCAAGTTGGTCAACGCGTTCGACTTGGTACACATCAGTGTCGGCGACATCTTTCGCTGGCACATCAAGAATCACACCAAGCTGGGGGCGCAGGTCAAACGCATCGTCTCAGCGGGAAACTTGGTGGGCGACGATGTGGTGGAGACCATCGTTCACCGGCGGTTGGACGAACACGACTGGAACTACGGTTTCATCCTCGACGGATTTCCCCGCAGCGAGTCGCAGGCGTTGTTCTTTTTGGAGACGTACGACATCGACGCGGTGATTCATATCGAAGTCCCCGATGACGTGGTCCGTCAACGTGTCTTGTCGCGTCGATTGTGCAGCGGTTGCGGGCTCGATTACAACCTGATCTCACACCGGCCGGAGGTCGAAGATATTTGCGACGTGTGCGGCAGCCCGTTGCGGGCGCGTCCCGATGACACCGAAGAGGCGCTGGCGGGGCGGTTGAAGGATTACCACACGAAAACCAAACCGGTGTTGAGTCTGTTTGAGCGGAAAGAGTTGGTGCTGGACATCGACGGGACGGCCGCACCCGATGCGATCCATCAAGAGATTCGGACGAAGTTGGGTTGCTGA